A single Chanos chanos chromosome 8, fChaCha1.1, whole genome shotgun sequence DNA region contains:
- the LOC115818935 gene encoding uncharacterized protein LOC115818935, which yields MSHSTYSWGHSLNRKRAAQQEGAMEKRLRSFFLAILLQALFSQRGDCLSVKVLNPQLEYVVKGQTLTLQARIVPQDGTVSMVTWERETEGKGGNVGKVKVAEFPGKTNGNRVSMEQQGTILKLRDFRAEDVGVYTITVTHTGGTKSSANCTVKEYEAIHHVSVMVNASHSSLHCIEAWGTEPKFSWLHEKVAVTEAVGYVSADGTWLFLSTEVCGHFTCVVSNKLGHSSATYTAEPCEGSGRSTAVAVVCLVILILLAGVLGYIVWRRHRRYSIRRERLREPFEGTL from the exons ATGAGTCATTCAACGTATAGTTGGGGTCATTCTCTGAACAGGAAAAGGGCAGCTCAACAGGAAG GTGCAATGGAAAAGAGACTACGCTCTTTCTTCCTGGCTATCCTGTTGCAGGCCCTCT TTTCCCAGCGCGGTGACTGCCTGTCAGTTAAAGTTCTGAATCCTCAGCTGGAATATGTGGTTAAAGGACAAACGCTAACTTTACAAGCCCGGATAGTCCCACAGGATGGTACAGTCTCCATGGTAACATGGGAGCGTGAGACAGAGGGCAAAGGAGGGAACGTGGGGAAAGTTAAGGTAGCCGAATTCCCTGGAAAAACCAATGGGAATCGAGTGAGCATGGAACAGCAAGGGACGATTTTGAAGCTCAGAGACTTCAGAGCAGAGGACGTCGGCGTGTACACGATTACCGTCACTCACACAGGCGGAACAAAGAGTTCGGCAAACTGCACGGTCAAGGAATACG AAGCCATACACCATGTCTCGGTCATGGTAAACGCATCTCATTCCAGCCTGCACTGTATCGAAGCCTGGGGCACAGAGCCCAAATTCAGCTGGCTACATGAGAAAGTAGCCGTTACCGAAGCGGTGGGCTATGTCTCTGCAGACGGCACGTGGCTCTTTCTTTCCACCGAGGTTTGCGGGCACTTCACCTGTGTGGTGAGCAACAAGCTAGGCCACAGTTCAGCCACGTACACCGCCG agccGTGTGAGGGATCGGGCAGGAGCACTGCCGTTGCAGTGGTCTGCCTCGTCATCTTAATTCTGTTGGCTGGAGTTCTAGGCTACATTGTCTggag gaGACACAGGAGATACAGCATCAGGCGTGAGAGACTTCGAGAGCCGTTCGAGGGGACTTTATAA
- the LOC115818961 gene encoding free fatty acid receptor 2: MEWSKSLSNLVLSVYGITFIIGVPANILAFYTFIRKVRLRATPIDVLLLSLTTSDLVFLFFLPFRMVEAANMRWDMPYFLCPLSGFIFYSTIYNSTLLLTAISVERYLGVAFPIQYKLKRRPLYAAIASAVFAVVSMAQCSIVYIMQYYDHKNPTAIAPSGRNTCYEVFSTEQLEILIPVRLELFLVMFLIPFLICCFCYISFVRILSRLPNISPKKRFRAIGLALGTLLIFIICFMPYNISHVEGFVNWKSADWRVYALLTSTFNACLDPLVFYFSSSALREMCNHFIKKLLRRPVFASCRKAMYCSAVEESTQSSNDSSR; encoded by the coding sequence ATGGAATGGTCGAAGAGTCTCAGTAACCTGGTGCTGTCAGTTTACGGCATCACTTTCATCATCGGCGTGCCCGCCAATATCCTGGCCTTTTACACCTTCATCCGAAAGGTGCGCCTGAGGGCCACGCCCATCGATGTCCTCCTCCTGAGCCTTACCACCTCCGACCtggtcttccttttttttcttccgtttCGTATGGTGGAGGCCGCCAACATGCGGTGGGACATGCCCTATTTTCTCTGTCCCTTGTCCGGCTTCATCTTCTATTCCACCATCTACAATAGCACGTTGCTTCTGACTGCCATCAGCGTCGAGCGTTATCTCGGAGTGGCTTTCCCCATTCAGTACAAACTGAAACGTCGACCCCTGTACGCTGCGATAGCCAGTGCCGTGTTTGCAGTGGTGTCCATGGCTCAGTGTAGCATAGTCTACATAATGCAGTATTACGACCACAAGAACCCCACGGCGATCGCCCCCTCCGGGCGGAACACCTGTTACGAGGTGTTCAGCACGGAACAGCTGGAGATCCTGATCCCCGTGCGTCTTGAGCTTTTTCTGGTGATGTTCCTGATCCCTTTCCTCATCTGTTGCTTTTGCTACATCAGTTTTGTCCGCATCCTGTCCCGCCTTCCCAACATCAGTCCCAAAAAGCGTTTCAGGGCCATCGGCTTGGCTCTCGGCACGCTGTTGATCTTCATCATCTGTTTCATGCCGTACAACATTTCGCACGTGGAGGGATTCGTTAACTGGAAGAGTGCCGACTGGCGTGTCTACGCTCTGCTCACCAGCACTTTCAATGCCTGTCTGGACCCCTTGGTCTTCtacttctcctcctctgccctcAGGGAAATGTGCAACCACTTTATCAAGAAACTTCTGAGGAGGCCAGTTTTTGCGTCCTGTCGTAAAGCCATGTACTGCTCCGCCGTGGAGGAGAGCACCCAAAGCTCTAATGACAGCTCCCGTTAG